GACCTCTGGAAAAAACTAAAGAGATACTTTTAGAAAGAAAGACagcagtttgaattttaaaaagaagatggaTAAGTTAACAGAATTGCCAAGAAACTAAAAGTGGAGTAACCCAAATTAGACATGTATTTGTagcaaaaaaaatcatgtaactaCATAGAAATGGAAAGGAACATTCTCAATTTAACTAAGAATAGCTCAGAAAACTTAAAGCATCACAtgtaataaatgacaaaatatgaatttcttCCCTGTAAGATTGGGAACAAGACAAGATGTCACTATCCTCACATCTATTTTAGCATTTTCTGGAGATCCCAGCAAAAGCAAtaagtcaagaaaaagaaaaaaaggtgttgTAGAGTCAAGTATGAAAGGGAAAGCAGTAaaattcttagggaaaaaaaggagaatatcGTTATGACCAAGAAATACCTGTGACAATATGAACAAATATAATGTTGAGTAAGAGAATTCAGACACAGGCCCAACCATGAACATTTTAGAAGACTCTCCTGTGTAAATACCTGGCAAAAGGGGAAATTAAGAGATGCAGTTATTTTTGGCAACAAATATACAACAGTTAGTTAATATGCTGAACTGTAAAGAGCTCTTTCAAATCAATGGGCAAAGGACAGGGACAGggtaaaaaatcacaaaagaatatCACTGTAAAAAAAACACAGGAGGAAATACCTAATGGGGTATCAATCATATATagccaaaaaaaagaatgattattaTTCATCTTTCAAATGGCAAAGGTTTTGTGATCAGTAAAGAGGCACTTGCTAAACTCTTTACAGATATGCAAATTGGTACAAGCTTGCTAGAGAGGCATTTTACAATACACATCAGGAACCTCAAAAAAAgtaagcttggaatggaaccacatttgacccagttatcccaccccTCCTCATATAGTCAaagcacttaaaatcagcatactacagtgacctggccccatcaatgtttatagcagctcaatttacaatagctaagctatggaaccaacctaggagcccttcaacagatgaatggataaagaaaatgtggtacatacacacaatggaatattatttagccataaagaagaatgaaattatgacatttgccagcaaatggatgtaactggagactatcatgttaagtgagataagccaatgccaaatgtcctctcttatatgtggatgctgactcacaataggctggGTGTAGGGAgaagtggaggttcaccagattggacagggggaattgaagagaagagaagggaaatgggattgagaaagacagtagaatgaatcaaacattactttctatgttcatatatgaatacatgaccagtgaaactctacatcatgtacaaccacaagaaggggaagttatattccatgtatgtatgatatgtcaaaatacattcttacgtcatgtgtaactaaaaagaacaaaaaaaaatcttaaaaattttaaaaaagcacctcaaaagtattcaaaaatcttgtaagaatttataagaaaaaaataatcagggatatatatacacagagaattattttaaagaaaaatgagaaattataccccatctgattcaaatgtattgatatgtcaagatcattgtactgacatgtgtaactaattaaaacaaataaaaaaatatggaaaaaaaagagagagttatTTTAAGTATGTTCATCCTGGCATCCTATATAATCCTGAACGAGATTTGGGGAAAATCTTGAGGCAATTtgtcagaaaattattttccttccttctgcggCCTTTGAGGTGGGATGAGCAATAGCCAAGACTTGGTTGAGCTCAAGATGAAAGGTAACGCAGGAGAGTCATTAATAGGGGCATGTAAAGATCTGCCACTTACCACGCCCCCATTCCTTGTTTTCCTTTTACGATTTTCTTGACACACTCAATCGTCTTCTTTAAATCCGGATTCAGTAACTCTGCAGGAGAGAATATACTGGAATGACATCACACCACCATGTGACGGCTAAGTCGGAATGACGTGGGGAAGGCAGAGAGGACTCTCTAGAAAGGCTTCATGTAATTCTAAGAGTTAGTCTACTTCTAGATTCTGTTTTTCAGGAAATACCAGAAgaatgttgtcattttttaaagcgAATCCATTAggttttttcccttaaaaatatacatatatgtccattaaaaatatacatatatgtcagCTGTCCCATGAGAATCGATGGAGTGACAGTGGCCGGCATGATAATGCCATCCACCCCCTCATGGAACCTGCAGGCTGGAGGAGAGGAGAGTCAGAGGCAGCTGTAATCCATGGAGCTGGAAGGATGAGGCAGCTTGACGGGTGGGCAATTAACAGGGGCACGTGATTCAGACTTGAAGGGCCAGGGAAGGGTTATGGGACATCTAAAGGGGCAGGTAAGGAAAAGGGATTGAGGGAATCACCAGAGGAAAATTGTTCCAGGCACAGGAAACAGCATGTGGGAGGGGCCAGCAATGCCTCTCAGGAACCAACCTGTCTATGCACCAGTCCCTCCTTGAGGTGGAAGTCAAGACCTCCCACTTGGGACTTTTGCAATACCTGTCTTCTTGCCCATCCTTCTAGTCTCCCCTTTCCCTGAACCAGGCTCATAGTTTTTTCCTTAAACATCACTTCATCACTTGCCTCCAAGTTGCCTATAAACCAGAACCCCAAGCCCCTGGCTTAGTCCAGTGGTGCCCAGCTCCCCCCTTCACTCCATAATCTTATCCCATTGTTTTCTACAACCCTACGTTCAGGACAGGCTGAGGTGGGAGACTGACGGTGGCCTTCAGGAGCGTGCTCCACCCAGGAGACCCACAGCTTAGGGATCCTGCCCCTTGTTCAGATCATCTCCCAACCCAGATCTGCTCATCCCAAACTGCAGTCCTTAAAAGTCTCCCTGGCCCACTAGCCCATGTGCCAGCTCTCCTCTTCTGAATAAACGCCACTTTGTCAGCGCTTGCCTGTGGCAcgtagacagacagacaggcaggcaggcagacacACTCCCTAATCTCAACTACCTCGTCCCATCCTTGAAAAAAAGGGAAGGTGTGTTCCCAAGCCCCATGCCATAGATGTGCCAGAAATGGTGCTCAGCGCTTGACATACACTGAAACGCCTAAACGCTTCATGAGGTGGGTATTATTACCatcatctccatttcacagataacTGAGGCTCAAATCACACAACTGTAAGAGGCAGAGCCAACCTTCTGAGTGGCCTCAAAACCTGCGCTCCTTCTGTCCCCACCCTGCCTCCAGGCACAGGGCTCCTCTTGAACTGTCAGGAGTGCTTGGCACAGGCTCTTGTCCCTCTAGGTGGTCACTCGCTTGCTTATGAATCCTAATTGGCTGTGGTTACAAATTCCCAGGAAAAACTGCTTCCCTCTCTGTCTAGAATGTCCTCACTTCCAGGACTTTATCCTGATAGTGCAGTCATCTGGCTTCGTGGCCTGGTGTGGAGGTCTCCAATGTACGTCCTTACCTGGATACACAGTGACCACTAAACCTATGCTTTAGGCAGCATCCGTCTCCCCTAAGAACAGAATAATGGTCAAGTGTGGGTGACATCAGGCCCACAGGGAaccctctgctccctcccttcaGTCTTGGGTGGGCTCCAATACCTCCGCACTCCTCTACGCAGCAGTTTCTCTTCCCATAGGATGTGGGTCTCCATCTTTCCATCCCAGCTAGCTGCCTGACTCACCTGGTCCTTTCTCACCATCCACCCTGGCAAGGCAATGCCCAGCCTCCCCGTGGTGGATATGGCCTAACCCAGAACCCTCCTTCTGCCTCCTCCCAGCGTGTGAACTCTGGTCATCAAGAAGGCCAACCTCCAAGTGTGACCCCGCAGCCCCCAGAGCGCCAGCATGGACTGAAAAGAAGTGACCTACCAGAACAGGACACACCACAGAGATTCTTGCCATGGTCACACCACAGGTCCTCGCGGATCTGAAAGAGGCCAAAGCCAGTGTGGCCTGTAATCTCATTCTCATACACAGCCGAGGGGTTGAACTTGCTCTCATAATAAGCCAGGCAAACCCCTAAGATGGAATAGAATGTGTGGTCTGAGGAACTGGGGATACCTGGGCagggaatggagggaaaggaggacaGAGGGGGATTGGGGATCCTACTCACAGTTTTCAAGTTTGTAACCTTCAAAATAATCCAGGCCTCCTCTGTAGAGCATCTCAGCCACAGTGCAACGCCCCAAGACGCGAGCACCACTTGGAACCATGAGGTAGCCAAGGAGGAAGAGCATCACGGATGCCTTCATCTTCTCCTGGCTCCCGGTAGCCCAGCACAACAGAAGCCAAGAAAGTGGATGGAGTCTCAGGTAATTTCCTACCAAGATCACTAGGACACTGTTCCTCCAAGGAGAAGAAGGGCACTGGGCCGAGAAAGGAGTGTACAATTcggtgtgttaaaaaaaaaaaaaaaaactctcctgaCCTTCCCTTCTTCTATCCTGATTCTCTGCCTCGTGTCACTACAAGCCTGGGGCACTTGAGGCTCTGCCTCTTCTCCTTATTTGACCCCCTATTTTCTAAAGAAACTGCACCCTTGaagtctcccctcctccctgatTCGTTCCCTCAAACAAACCCACTGACTTCTTCTTGGGCTGTGTCTCACTCCCTTCACTCCGACATCAGATACAGTggcttctttcttcccctttatGGTAAAAGTCATCAAACACAGTTTGgcaaacagaaaaagagaaaagaagaccaTATATCATGATTCCACCATTGGCACTCAAACACTTCTGCCATGTTGAATTTGTTTCACGGATGCCTTTTAGCTCTAAATATGTCCCCAAGTTGTGGTCTTACTCTCTGCACAGTCGtttccccagatttttttttttccaaaccagACTCCACTGAGCTCTTTCCTGAGCTCTTTCCTGACTGTCTACAGAAGGAGACCCATCAAGATGCAGCCCAGACCCATCCCTTATTAGCTGGGAAACTCTAGATGACTCACTGACTTCTTAGGTCTTTGCTTCCTCATCTCCAGAATGAGGTCATTTGTGGGGTGCCTTGGAGAATTGACTCTTTCTGGAGACGGgtatgaggattgaactcaggggcatttgaccactgagccacatccccagccctattttatattttatatagagatagagtctcactgagttgcttagcaccttacttttgctgaggctggctttgaactcatgatcctcctgcctccgtctcccaatctgctgggattacagacgtgcaccacagtgcctggtgaGAACTGACTCTGAGTTTAGCGTTCTCCATTTCTGTTGCCACCACCTAATCCTATCATCTTATCACTGCACACTGAGTTGCAGGCAGCCTTCTGGTCTCCATGCCTTGGGGTCAACTCATGCTGCTGGTGTTTTCTACCACAACATCTTGTGTGAGGAAAGGGACACAACACAAAACAGGTCAATCATCTGCTAGATGTCATAGAATGGACTGAAGAAAATAAGGGCTCAGAGGAGAAAGGGAACTTTCACAAAAGATCCCTGCTatccaaaatgaaaaagaaaaagaagcaattgGAAACTCCCCCTCAGCCCCCTAACACTTTTTCAAAACACATCACTTAGGGAACGTTGCTGGTTCCCTCTTCCTTATCACACTTGGTTTTCCAAACCCTCTACCACCAGGCTTTTCCCTGCGCACCCTCTATCAGGAGGAACCAATTCAGACAACCCAGAATTCTCACTATGCTCCCTCTTTGCACCTCCCGGCACCACTCCCCATTGGCCCTGCATCTGCTAGGTCTTACCTGGTGCCCTCATGCTTGGTTCTTCCCTATCCACACGGCCCTACCTTACTCTGCCTTTCCCTACCCAAATGTTGCTCCTGTTCTGGTTCCCACCCCACATGCCTACTCCTTGAAGGCTGATGGATCTTTTGTGAAAGTTCCCTTTCTCCTCTGAGCCCCTATTTTCTTCAGTCCATTCTATGACATCTAGCAGATGATTTGACCTGTTTTGTGTTGTGTCCCTTTCCTCACACAAGATGTAATTGGAAGGCTGAGCATAGTGGCACAtctataataccagcagctcaggaggctgaggcaggaggatagcgagttcaaagccagcctcagcaacaatgaggtgctaagcaactcagtgagaccctatctctaaataaaatacaaaataaggctgggaatgtggctcagtggtggagcacccctgatatccaaaatgaaaaagaaaaagaagcaattgGAAACTCCCCCTCGGCCCCTAACACTTTTTCAATATCTATAAATTGGACAATCAGTTGCACGTCCTGTTTGTCACTATCCAAAAACACGAGTGCATGCCTTTGGGTTGCATTCACCCACACAGGGGTCCTCAGCCTTGGCACTTGCACTGGAAAATTCCTTGTTCTTGGGATTGACCTATGCGTTGGAGTTCTTTAGGAGCACACCTGGCTTCCAGATGCCAGTAGCTCCCTTCCCTCAATGTGACAAACACAATGTCCTCTGAGGGCTAAAATTGCTTCCTATTGAGAACAAGGAAATCTCCAATATGGGTAAAAGTTAGAAATGAGTACATTCATAAGCAATAAAAGCTGTGCTTGCAACTATTTGCTTCAAGCTGCGTAACTGGGTGCAGGCGTGGTCACCACACCAGCTGCTCTCTGGAGGAGGGTCTGGCATCTGTGAGCCCAGACTTGGCACTCAGATTGCCTGGGGCCAAATCCCAGCTTTTCCTCTCAGCAGTGGGGATGTCAGCTGATCCCAGCAGTGATCTCAGACAAGTTCCTCAACCTCTCTGTCTCTTAACTTTCTCATGCATGACAGTTTAAAATAGTGCTTTCCTAATTGTGTTGAAGAGCAAATGAGTTAAATACACAGAGCACTAGATATCCTGTGGACATTAGCTTTTTCTGAGCCCTGTTTGCACCCCATGTTGTTAGTGAACTGAATTTCGATGCATGTGGGAAAAGGCTGTTTGCATTTCCCAACAGAGCAAACAATATTTTCTGCCAATATTGTCTGTCTCCCACAAGGCAGGCCCCATCTCAACTCATAAAAGGCATGCTGagtcctctctctttcctcttcctcagcAGTCAATCCAAAAGAGAGTCTTGTGGTGTTCTTCCAAAACCTATCCACTTTTCACTATCCCTTCTGCCACCATCCTGGTCCGAACCACCACCATCTCTGACTAACTGGAGGTTTCCAAACTATACTCCTCCACCAcgttcttccttcttcccctaaACCCAGTCTCCAGGTAGCAGCTCAAAGGCCTTCTTAAAAACATGTACCcagagcccagcatggtggcacatgtaatcccagctatttaggaggttgaggcaggaggatggcaaggtaaggccagcctcagaaacttaacaagaccctgtctcaaaataaaattaaatcagtggtagaatgtcccggGATTCAAACCCCCAGTACCAGGGATGGAGAGTAGGGTACACATATCCAATCATATTACTTAATTCCAATGGATTCCCCTGTATTTTAAACAGGATCAAAAAACTCTTCCACCTGGCTGACAAGCCCCTTCTTGATCTAACCCCCAAGCAGCTCTCCAGCCTGACTCCACACTACTCCCCTTTGTTTGCCTTCACTCCACTTTCTGTCCTTGAACAGGCCAATCTCCTTCCACCACAGGTACTTTGCACCAGCTGTTCCTCCTGCCTAGAACATGATTCCTCCAATCACTACAaggcttgatttttttcttcgCCTGCTCTCAACTTAAATGGTTCACCACTACCAAGAGAATTTCTAGACCCCTGCACCATCACAGAAGAAGGTTTCAATTTTCTCTGTGATGTTATCAGTAATGACCTTGTTCACTTGCCTGTTGCCTGTCTTCCATACCAGAGTGCAACAACCaggtctgttttgttttctgttttataccCAGAACTTATGGCCTAGCGCTCAGTGACTTTtcgttgaatgaatgaatccacaAATGACTCTTTCAAACGAAATCATCATCGGATGagtaaaaaaagtgaattttctgACAAGTGTCTCCTCTAGATGGGAATCATCTTACCTGTCCCAGCTCCTGCCCACTATATACTCATTTACCAGTCCACCAGTGTTTCCAAAGGCCCTCGGTGCCCCGAGCAGGAGGGAAAGAGTAGCCACTGCAGCAACTTTAATGTTGATTGCAGGGAATTCGCTCTACCTACACTGGGTTCCCTGGAATTTTCAGATAGCACTTTCTTAATAATACACCCAAGAGCATTTGAACCACTGGTCCTTCTTTATGACTGACtgttctagaatttttttctatgacaTCAGTTCAATACAAcagaatattctgaaaaaaagagAAGTCTGTCACTACCATATTGTACTGGTTTTcaattgctgctgtaacaaacaacCAGGCTAAAACAACACAGGTcaattatcttacagttctgccACCCAGAAGCCTAACATGGGTCTCACAATGCTAAaaatcaaggtgtgggcaggtcGGGCTCCTTCCTGGCATCTCTAGGGAAGCCCCCATTCTCTTGTTCATTGCATTGAATGGCAGAATAAAGGCCCTTGCAGCTGTAGGGCTGAGATCCCTGTTTCCTTGCTGGCTGTCACCTGAGGGCCATGCATAGCTACTGGGAGCTATCTGCACTTCCTAACTTTGCTTCCTTTCTTCTGTCTTCAGAGTCAGCAAGAGTGGACCTCTCTTCCATCTAAATGGCACCGGTTTATTCTTCTGACTTCTCGCCCACTCACAGGGACTCATTTGATTCCATTGGTCACCAGATTCCAGGATAATCTCTACATCTCAAGGACCTTAACCTCAACcacaaagtcccttttgccaatAACTATTCAGAGGTTCCAGGGCTTGGGGCATGGACACTGTTGAGCAACCAGGGCTTCACCAGCTACAGGATTCTCCTGGGCCCCTATAGGATTCCTTCTGGGTGGAGCAGGGAAGAAGCCTTTCTCACAGTGGGCCCATAGTCAAGAACATGCTCTTTGGGACCTGGGTAGCTTCATTTGTGACATGGGTGATCAGACTGGGTTATCTTTAAGATCCTCCAAGCTCCAGAAGTCAGGATATGTTGAGGTGATTGGCCTTTTGAAAGCCAAAAGTGCATCTCGGTGACTTAATTAATATTGgcaatttattgattgatttaaatGATATAGTGAAGGATCCTAAGAGAAAGACTTATTCTACATTTACTCCTTCAGCAAAAACTTTTTCATAATTCGCCTTTGTCAAGTTATCTCAAAGAACTCTACTTGGTTTTGATTATTACTGAAACTTTAGAGACCAACACGTATTTGTCTGGGATGGTTGGTCCCCTTACCTTAAGTTTTATATTCCTATAATTTACAGATGTGTACTGATGGTACATCTCTACTTCCTTTAACCTTTCAACTAAATTTGCAAAAACTCACCAGTACTATTCACTACCTAgaacatttttctactttatgtactttttaatagctttttaaagATAATCCTGAATGATTATGGCTTCCAGAAAAACTTTAGTCAAGAGGGATTCTTTTGACTTAATAGGCActccacagaagaaatatgattccCCTTgggacatggggaaaatggagaaactttgattgggcaaaggggagagatgGTGGCAGAAAAGAtgatagaatgagatggacatcattaccctaggtacatgtatgactgcacatagggtgtgattctacatcatgtacaaccagagaaacgaaaagctgtgctccatttgtgtacaatgaatcagaatgtattctgctgtcatatatacctaattagaacaaataaattttttaaaaatgttcaacatctctagcaattagagaaatgcaaattaaacactacactgagattttatctcactccattcagaatggcaattatcaagaatactagtaacaataaatgttggcgaagatgtgggggaaaagacacactcaaacattgttggtgggactgcaaattggtggaaccactctggaaagcagtatggaatcctcagaaaacttggaatggaaccaccatttgacccagttatcccacttcttagTATGtacccaaaaggacttaaaatcagcatactatagtgacacagccacgtccgtgttgatagcagcacaactcacaatagttaaactatggaaccaacctaggtgcccttcaacagatgaatggataaagaaattgtggttcatatacataatggaacattacccagccataaagagaaataaaattatggcatttgctggtaaatggatggaactggagacgaccgtgctaagtgaaataagccaattccaaaaaaaccaaaggctgaatgttctctctgatgtgtggatgctaactcacaataaaggGGATGAGGGAATAGGGAAGTATAGAAGTACttaggattagacaaaggagaatgaagaggagggacaggggatgggaataggaaagatagtagaatgaattgaacataacttttctatgttcatatatgaacacataacCAATATAACTCCACaacatatacaaccacaagaatgggaagttatactccatgtatgtatgatatatcaaaatacattctactatcatgtataactaaaagtaacaatttttttttaaaagtagccaTAGAGaatggcaatgatttttttaaaaaaatggtgagattgtctgtctgtctcttctcCCAAGTCAGAGGAAGAGATCATAGATCCTTCCCTTCGGGGCTGGCCTGATTTCTAGACCTCCTCTGCCTTCCCCACACCCCAGTGCTGTGAGTGCAGATGTCCATTCCTGTGAAGGACTTTGGTGTGTGCACTGGACTGAGGAAGGGGGTCACTGGTGTACACTGGAAGCACAAAGCATGTATCGTTACAGAGGCTGAAGCAAAGAGGCCATGGAATGAACGGTGCAGGGCTGGACTTGGCAAACTACGGCCCACAAGCCAAATCTAGGCAGCTGACTATTTTTACAAACAGTTTTGTATGAGAGCAGTCACATCTAATCAATTACATATCACCGAATTGGGTCATAATAGCAGAGTTGAGGAGACAGATACTGAGAGGTCTGCAACATCTAAAGTGCTTATGATTCAGCCctttaccaaaaaaacaaacaaacaaaccacaacaaaaaaaaaaactgaccccCTGGAGCATGGATTTTACTATACTGATGTGATTCTAGGTTTATACCAATGAGCTGTGTGACCTAGGGAAGTTactcctctctgtgcctccatttcttcatctataagatGGGTTGTAGTGAGGCTAAAATAAGACATTGTGCACAAAGCTCAGAGCCACTAGAGAACGGGGGCCAACAAGAGGGAACTGCCGCAGGTGTTCATATTCATTTTGGTGGGGTCCAACCCTAGGCAACTGTAATTACTCAGGGTGAAGTTCTTAGCTAACTCCCTTTTCTTTCCAGGAGGATGCTCAGATGAACTGGGAACAAAAGTCCCCGTCTTTCCTTGCTTTGGGCCTGAAAGAATCTGGAGTTCAGGCTCATTCCTGATGAGAACTGGGGCCCCTGGCTTTAGGGGAATCTTTTGGAAAACTCCAGATGTAGGTGGGGTACGAGAGAAGGGTCAGCTGGAGGCTGATTGACAGAGAACCAATATGTCTCCACAGAAACTGGCCAATCGGGAAGCATCTTATCTGCACAACTCCCGTCTCTGGGAagatttttcaaaacagaaacaccctattcatccactgagggagactgagaaaaaaaaaaaaaaaaaaaaggccaccgTTGTGCTCTGTATCTTTCCCCTTCACCATCAAGCCATGTTGTCTAGTTCCCCATCCCTTACTTGGGTTGACCTTGAGTCTTGCTTCTGACCAACACATCAATTCGTATGATACAACTTGATTAGGAAGGGAACAAAACAGAACAGATATCTGGGGAAAAGTCTGATCTCAAAGCTCTCAGGGTTATATCCGAAATTATATCCAATATTGTAAAGGCAGCCCATTTAATAAGCCTTCAACAGATGCTGCTCAGTGATGTCCATGCTGATCTCCTACCTCTAAGCTTTCCTGGGAAATACCAGAGGACAGACTACTGTCAGTCACCAAACCCCTGGCTGTCC
This genomic interval from Marmota flaviventris isolate mMarFla1 chromosome 1, mMarFla1.hap1, whole genome shotgun sequence contains the following:
- the Lyzl4 gene encoding lysozyme-like protein 4; protein product: MKASVMLFLLGYLMVPSGARVLGRCTVAEMLYRGGLDYFEGYKLENWVCLAYYESKFNPSAVYENEITGHTGFGLFQIREDLWCDHGKNLCGVSCSELLNPDLKKTIECVKKIVKGKQGMGAWLNWTRNCQFSDTLSRWLDGCRL